GGCCGTGCGGCAACGAAATCCATGATCTGGCGACGCGGGCCCTCCTTGGGCTGAAAGGCGAGGTGGATATTGGGCCTGTCGAAGCCGCGCAGAAAACTCAGCGGCTCTGCCCCGGCAAAAAGGCGCGAGACGATCTCGGCCCGGGTTTCGGCATCGGCGGTGGCGGTGAAGGCGGCAAGCGGCACGTTCAGCGCGCGCTTCAGCTCGCCAATGCGCAGATAGTCGGGGCGGAAATCATGACCCCACTGACTGACGCAATGCGCTTCGTCCACGGCGATGGCGGTGACACCCGCCCGGCGCAGCAACGGCAGCGTCCCACCAGAGGCCAGACGCTCTGGCGCCATGTAGAGCATCTTCAGCGCGCCGTCGCGGATGGCCGAAAACACCTCATCGGTTTCGGCCTCGGTATTGCCTGAGGTCAGCGCACCCGCCGCGACACCTGCTTCTCGAAGCCCGCGAACCTGATCCCGCATCAATGCGATCAGCGGCGAGATCACCACGGTGACTCCATCGCGCAGCAGTGCAGGAAGCTGATAGCAAAGCGACTTGCCGCCGCCTGTGGGCATGATCGCCAGGACATCCTGCCCCGCGGCGACGGCCTCGACGATTTCTTCCTGTCCGGGACGGAAGCCATCAAACCCCCAGATCTCGCGCAGATGCTGCTCTGCCCCGTCTTTCATGGCGCGAGCTCCAGTCGGTCCAGCCAGTCGTCGACCAGAGCCGAAAGAAGAGGCATCTGATGCGGCAATGGAAACTCGTGCCCGGCGGCGTCAATGACTGCGACTGTGGCGCGCGGCCAGCTGCCGAATTTTGCCACTGCGTCGCGCCAGCCCACATCGCCATCCTGGCGGGCAACGAGGATCAGCGCGGGCCGGTCGAACGCTTCGATATTCCGCCGCATGTCATAGCGAGAGGGGTCGTCACGGACAGGGCCCACCGCGTCGAGATTGACGGCGGCAAACGCGGGCAGAACACGGCCACGAAGCTTGTCCAGCATTGCCGCGATCCAGTCGCGACGCTGGATCAGCGGTGACGTGTCCAGAACGGCGCGATCTTCGGGCGGCATCTCATCGAGGAGAGCCGGGTCCGCATAAACCGGCACCGGCGGATCCAGATCGCGGAGATGTTCGGGACCTTTCACGACCGGTATGCGCAGCATCAGCCCACGAAGGCGACCCGGCAGACGCGCCGCAACACCGCAGGCGATCAGCGCCCCGGCAGAGCTGCCCGACAGCAAAAACCGTTCTTCCCCGAGCTGCGCGGAGATCTCCTGGCAGAGCAGATCGGCAAATCCGTCCAGATCATGCGGCACCGGCATTTCGGCACTGTTTCCCATGCCGGGCAGGTCGATATAGATCCGGCGATGCCCACGCGCCGCAAAGATCGGGTCATAGATCGCGAACTCATCGTCATGGGTCATCATCCAGCCATGCAGAAATACGACCGGCGGGCCCTCACCTTCCGATCTGCTCCACAGCCTGTCCGACATCAATACCCCAGGAAGAAGCCCGCGTTGTTCTGCAGCGCCATCCGCAGGATGATGATGATGATGAACACCACCAGCGGCGCCAGATCCAGCCCGCCCGTATTCGGCAAGATCCGGCGGATCGGCGCGTAGACCGGCTCCAGCAACCGGTTCAGCCCGTCCCAGATCGTCGCGACCAAAGGCTGACGCAGGTTCAGCACCTGGAAATTGATCAGCCACGACATGATGATATGCGCGATCATGAGGAACCAGATCACGCTAAGGATCAGGTCAATCGTCTGGTAGAGTGTGACCATGGTTCAGCCCTCGATCAGGATGCGCAGCATACGGCGCAGAGGTTCGGCGGCGCCCCACAGAAGCTGGTCGCCGATTGTGAAGGCACCGACATATTCCGGCCCCATGGCCAGCTTGCGGATCCGGCCCACCGGGATGTTCATCGTGCCGGTGACGGCAACCGGGGTGAGGTCGCGCATTGTGGCCTCTTTTTCGTTCGGGACGACCTTGGACCAGGGGTTGTCCTCTTCGATCATCGCCTCGATCTCGCCCACGGGCACATCGCCCTTCAGCTTGAAGGTCAGCGCCTGCGAATGGCAGCGCATCGCGCCGATCCGCACGCAGAACCCGTCCACCGGGATCGCGCGCTCATCCGAGCCGCCAAGCGCATCCGGGCCGCGGCCAAGGATCTTGTTAGTCTCGGCCATCGCCTTCCATTCTTCCTTGCTGGTGCCATTGCCCAGATCGGCGTCGATCCACGGGATCACCGAGCCGCCCAGCACCGCGCCGAACTGCGCGGACTCGTCGCTGCCCAGCATCGCCTGCTGGCGGGCCAGCACCTTGCGGTCGATCTCCAGGATCGCGGATTTCGGGTCATCCAGCAGGTCACGCACTTCGGCGTTCAGCGTGCCGAACTGGGTCAGCAGCTCGCGCATATGCTTGGCGCCGCCGCCGGAGGCCGCCTGATAGGTCTGGGTGGACATCCAGTCCACCAGCCCTGCCTTGAACAGCGCGCCCACCCCCATCAGCATGCAGGAGACGGTGCAGTTGCCGCCGACCCAGTTGCGATTGCCCGCCGCCATCGCGTCATTGATCTGGGGCCGGTTCACCGGATCCAGCACGATCAGCGCGTCATCGTTCATCCGTAGGGTCGAGGCCGCGTCGATCCAGTGTCCGTCCCAGCCTTCGGCGCGCAGCTTGCCATGCATGTCCTTAGTGTAGTCGCCGCCCTGACAGGTCAGGATCGCCTCGCAGCTTTTCAGCGCCTGCAGGTCATAGGCATCAGCCAGCGGCGCATCGCCCATCGGCGCCATGCCGCCGGCGTTCGAGGTCGAGAAGAACACCGGCTCGATCTTGTCGAAATCGCCCTCGGTCGTCATTCGGTCCATCAGCACCGAACCCACCATGCCCCGCCAGCCGATCAGGCCGACACGCGGCGTCTCATGCATCGCCATAGCCGTTTCCCCTGTAAATTCCGCCCCTGACCTAAGGCAGCGGCGCCGCATAAGCAAGGTTGCGCGACGTCCGCGTTGACACCGGCGCGGCGGCTGCTAGCCGGGGCCGCGCAGGAGGTGCCGATGTATCCCGTCATCCGCTTCATCAAGGAAGCTCTGAAATTCCGCAACGCGCCAAAGCTCGGCATGCTGGACAGCCATGTCTCGACGCACAGATGCTGGCCCTGGGATCTGGACCCGTGGATCGAACTGAATAACGGCCGGACCCTGACCCTCTATGATCTGGGCCGCCTGCCGATGGCGGCGCGTGCCGGTCTGGTCGAGGTCATGCGCGAGAAGAAATGGGGCATCACCGTCGCCGGAAACTCGGTCCGCTATCGCCGCCGGATCCGTGCCTTTCACCGTTTCACCATGGTCAGCCGGGTGCTCGGCTGGGACCGGCGTTTCATCTATATGGAGCAGTCGATGTGGCGGAACGGTGAATGCTGCAACCAGATGTTGCTGCGCAGCGCCTGCACCGGCGGGAACGGGATCATTCCGCCCGCCGAGATCGTCGCGGCGATGGGATATGACATGGACAGCCCGCCCTTGCCAGACTGGGTCCGGGCGTGGATCGACGCGGATGCGCAACGCCCCTGGCCGCCGGTGCTGCCCGAAGATGCGGTTCGTCAGATGCAGGCGGCGGGCTGATCTGCCAGCCCTTCCCCCGCGGCAAACCAGAGCGAAAAGAAGGTTGCCAAGCCACGGTGCTTCGGACTTATCTCGTCGCAAGCGACGGGAAGGAAGCCGAGTGGACCGTAAACGCATCTGGGGCTGGTGGTTTTTCGACTGGGCAGGCCAGCCCTACCACACTCTGCTGGTCACATTCATCTTCTCGGTCTATTTCGCCGGGGTCGCGCAGGACAGTTTCATGGCGCAGGGCCTCGATGCCGATGCCGCCGGGGCGCAGGCACAGGCCTTGTGGGGCTATGGGCTGACCGTGGGCGGGCTGACCATCGCGCTTCTGGCTCCGATCCTGGGCGCGGTGGCGGACACGACCGGGCGCAGGCTGCCCTGGGTCTGGTTCTTCTCGGGCTTCGTGGTGATCGGCGCGGCGGGGCTGTGGTTCCTGACACCGACAGACCCGAGGCTGGTGCAGGCCGTCATCTTCTTCGGCATCGGGATGCTGGGTCTGGAATTCGCCACCATCTTCACCAACGCGCTGCTGCCCAGCCTCGTCCCGCGGGAAGAGGTGGGCCGCGTCTCGGGATCGGGCTTCGCCTTCGGCTATCTCGGCGGGCTGGTGTCGCTCGGGATCATGGGGGTGTTCTTCGCCCAGGGGGATAACGGGCTGACCATCGCCGGGCTGACCCCGCCCTTCGGGCTGGATACCGAGGCAAAGGGCACCCGTTTCGTCGGCCCGTTCACCGCGATCTGGTATGCGCTTTTCATGATCCCCTTCTTCCTGTGGGTGAAAGAGCCGCGTGGCATCACACGTCCGGTGCGGCTGGGCCCGGCGATGCGGGATCTGTGGGCGTTGATCCGCAGCCTACGGCACCGCAGGAGCCTCGCGACATGGCTGGTTTCGTCGATGCTGTCGAGGGATGCGCTGAACGCGCTTTACGGCTTCGGCGGCTTCTATGCGGGCAACATCCTCGGCTGGTCGGTCCCCACCTCGGCGGCGTTCGGGGTTGTCAGCGCCGGCTCCGCGTCGCTGATCTCGTGGCTTGGCGGCCGGGCGGATCGGCGTTGGGGGCCTCAACCCGTCATCATCGCTGCCATGATCGTCCTGATCACCGTCTGCGTGATCGTCGTCGCGATGAGCCGCCAATCGCTGTTCGGCATCCCGCTGGCCGAGGGCTCGATCATCCCCGACGCGATGTTCTTCGTCTGTGGCGCCCTGATCGGCGGAGCCGGAGGCGCGCTGCAGGCCGCGTCGCGCACCCTGACCGTGCTGCACACCTCTGACGCGCGCGCCACCGAGGTGTTCGGGCTTTATGCGCTGTCCGGCAAGGCCACCGCGTTCCTCGCCCCGTTTCTGATCGCGGTGGTCACCGATCTGACCGGAAACCAGCGGATCGGGATCTCTCCACTGATCGTGATGTTCCTTCTGGCGATCTTCCTGTTAAACTGGGTCAACAAGAACGGAGAGGCAGAGCAGTGATCCGCAAATTTATTCTGACGGCGGCGGCCCTTGTCGGCCTGACCGCCCCCGCCATCGCCGACCCGCTGGCGAAGGACATTTTCGGCTATACGCCCGGCCCGACCGCGGCGCCGGGCGTGGCGATCGGAACCTATAACAAAGGCTGCGTTTCGGGCGCGGTCCAGCTCCCGGAAACCGGCCCGACCTGGCAGGCGATGCGGCTGTCGCGCAACCGCAACTGGGCCCATCCCGAGATGGTGAATTTCGTGATTGGCCTGTCTCAGGCAGCGACCAAGATGGGTTTTCGCGGCCTCTATATCGGCGATATGAGCCAGATGCGCGGCGGTCCGATGCTGTCGGGCCATGCCAGCCACCAGCTGGGTCTGGATGCCGATATCTGGATGCTGCCGCCGTCGCGGCTGAACCTGTCACGCTCCGAGCGCGAAAATATCTCGTCGATTTCGGTCGTTGCGGGCAACGGGCTGAGCGTGAACGGCAACTGGACCGGCTCGCATTCGGCAATTATCCAGTCGGCGGCGATGGACCCGCGCGTTGACCGGATCTTCCTGGACGCGGCGATCAAGGTGGCGATGTGCGATCAGAACCGCGATCGCGGGGCCTGGCTTCAGAAATTGCGGCCGACGCCGAACCATGATTATCATTTCCATGTCCGGCTGAACTGCCCTCCCGGCAGCCCGAGTTGCAGCAATACCGCCGCCTCTGTCGCCTCGCTTTCGGGCAATGACAATGGCTGCGGCGCCGCGCGGCAAGAGCTTCGCTACCGTGCCAACCCCTCGACACGACCGAAAGGCACGCCGAATCCCAACTATCGCCACCCCCGGAGCTTCCGGCTGAGCGAAATGCCGAGGCAATGTCAGGCCGTCGCTACCGCTCGCTGATTCTGTCCTGCATCTTCGGCCTGTTGGCCGCGCCCGTTTTCGGCGCGGCACGGGTCGAGTATGTGGGCACCTATGTCTGGTCTTTGCCAGACAGGGATTTCGGCGGCTTTTCAGGGATCGAGCTCAGCGCTGACGGCAGCGGCTTCACGGTGATTTCTGACCGCGCCTGGATCAGATGGGGCACGGTAGACCGCGACAGCTCGGGTAGAATCCGCGGCATGCGCATGGCTGGGCGGGCGCATCTTCAAGACAGCCGGGGCCGCGTCCTTCAACCCGGACGGCTTGGCGACAGCGAGGGGCTGGCGGTGGCGGCGGATGGCACAAGATGGATCAGCTTCGAGGGGCTCGATCGCATCGCCCGCTATGACGATGTGGACCGCCCGGCCACGCGCATCGATATCCCGCAAGGCTGGTCGAGCATCCCGACCAATGAGGGATTCGAGGCGCTTGCAATCACCGGGGACGGCACCATCCTGACATTGCCGGAATATGCGGTGGGCGTCGATCACAGCTTCCCGGTCTGGCGCTATCGCGACGGAGCCTGGGATCAACCCTTTTCGATCCCCGGATCGGAGCAATGGCAGGCGGTGGGGGCGGATATCGGCCCCGATGGG
This genomic window from Paracoccus sediminicola contains:
- a CDS encoding alpha/beta fold hydrolase, which gives rise to MSDRLWSRSEGEGPPVVFLHGWMMTHDDEFAIYDPIFAARGHRRIYIDLPGMGNSAEMPVPHDLDGFADLLCQEISAQLGEERFLLSGSSAGALIACGVAARLPGRLRGLMLRIPVVKGPEHLRDLDPPVPVYADPALLDEMPPEDRAVLDTSPLIQRRDWIAAMLDKLRGRVLPAFAAVNLDAVGPVRDDPSRYDMRRNIEAFDRPALILVARQDGDVGWRDAVAKFGSWPRATVAVIDAAGHEFPLPHQMPLLSALVDDWLDRLELAP
- a CDS encoding YggT family protein encodes the protein MVTLYQTIDLILSVIWFLMIAHIIMSWLINFQVLNLRQPLVATIWDGLNRLLEPVYAPIRRILPNTGGLDLAPLVVFIIIIILRMALQNNAGFFLGY
- the asd gene encoding aspartate-semialdehyde dehydrogenase, giving the protein MAMHETPRVGLIGWRGMVGSVLMDRMTTEGDFDKIEPVFFSTSNAGGMAPMGDAPLADAYDLQALKSCEAILTCQGGDYTKDMHGKLRAEGWDGHWIDAASTLRMNDDALIVLDPVNRPQINDAMAAGNRNWVGGNCTVSCMLMGVGALFKAGLVDWMSTQTYQAASGGGAKHMRELLTQFGTLNAEVRDLLDDPKSAILEIDRKVLARQQAMLGSDESAQFGAVLGGSVIPWIDADLGNGTSKEEWKAMAETNKILGRGPDALGGSDERAIPVDGFCVRIGAMRCHSQALTFKLKGDVPVGEIEAMIEEDNPWSKVVPNEKEATMRDLTPVAVTGTMNIPVGRIRKLAMGPEYVGAFTIGDQLLWGAAEPLRRMLRILIEG
- a CDS encoding acyl-CoA thioesterase translates to MYPVIRFIKEALKFRNAPKLGMLDSHVSTHRCWPWDLDPWIELNNGRTLTLYDLGRLPMAARAGLVEVMREKKWGITVAGNSVRYRRRIRAFHRFTMVSRVLGWDRRFIYMEQSMWRNGECCNQMLLRSACTGGNGIIPPAEIVAAMGYDMDSPPLPDWVRAWIDADAQRPWPPVLPEDAVRQMQAAG
- a CDS encoding MFS transporter; the protein is MDRKRIWGWWFFDWAGQPYHTLLVTFIFSVYFAGVAQDSFMAQGLDADAAGAQAQALWGYGLTVGGLTIALLAPILGAVADTTGRRLPWVWFFSGFVVIGAAGLWFLTPTDPRLVQAVIFFGIGMLGLEFATIFTNALLPSLVPREEVGRVSGSGFAFGYLGGLVSLGIMGVFFAQGDNGLTIAGLTPPFGLDTEAKGTRFVGPFTAIWYALFMIPFFLWVKEPRGITRPVRLGPAMRDLWALIRSLRHRRSLATWLVSSMLSRDALNALYGFGGFYAGNILGWSVPTSAAFGVVSAGSASLISWLGGRADRRWGPQPVIIAAMIVLITVCVIVVAMSRQSLFGIPLAEGSIIPDAMFFVCGALIGGAGGALQAASRTLTVLHTSDARATEVFGLYALSGKATAFLAPFLIAVVTDLTGNQRIGISPLIVMFLLAIFLLNWVNKNGEAEQ
- the mepA gene encoding penicillin-insensitive murein endopeptidase, which translates into the protein MIRKFILTAAALVGLTAPAIADPLAKDIFGYTPGPTAAPGVAIGTYNKGCVSGAVQLPETGPTWQAMRLSRNRNWAHPEMVNFVIGLSQAATKMGFRGLYIGDMSQMRGGPMLSGHASHQLGLDADIWMLPPSRLNLSRSERENISSISVVAGNGLSVNGNWTGSHSAIIQSAAMDPRVDRIFLDAAIKVAMCDQNRDRGAWLQKLRPTPNHDYHFHVRLNCPPGSPSCSNTAASVASLSGNDNGCGAARQELRYRANPSTRPKGTPNPNYRHPRSFRLSEMPRQCQAVATAR
- a CDS encoding esterase-like activity of phytase family protein, whose translation is MSGRRYRSLILSCIFGLLAAPVFGAARVEYVGTYVWSLPDRDFGGFSGIELSADGSGFTVISDRAWIRWGTVDRDSSGRIRGMRMAGRAHLQDSRGRVLQPGRLGDSEGLAVAADGTRWISFEGLDRIARYDDVDRPATRIDIPQGWSSIPTNEGFEALAITGDGTILTLPEYAVGVDHSFPVWRYRDGAWDQPFSIPGSEQWQAVGADIGPDGRLYLLERNFRGVLGFQSRVRRFALADDDISAEEILFESATLQYDNLEGIAAWDDGLGVRITMISDDNFLPIQRTELVEYRVVN